A DNA window from Flavobacterium sp. contains the following coding sequences:
- a CDS encoding carboxymuconolactone decarboxylase family protein, with protein MSDLIQEFNDYRSKMNEKLLADNNKIVKRIFNLDTNAYAEGALDVKTKELLGLVASTVLRCDDCVKYHLETSYKEGVSKEEMMEAMGIATLVGGTIVIPHLRRAYEFWEALEEAGNK; from the coding sequence ATGTCTGATTTAATTCAAGAATTTAACGACTATCGTTCTAAAATGAACGAAAAATTATTGGCTGACAATAACAAAATTGTAAAGCGAATTTTTAATCTTGACACTAATGCTTACGCAGAAGGTGCACTGGATGTAAAAACAAAAGAACTTTTAGGTTTAGTTGCTTCAACTGTTTTGCGTTGCGACGACTGCGTAAAATACCATTTGGAAACAAGTTATAAAGAAGGTGTTTCTAAAGAAGAAATGATGGAAGCTATGGGAATTGCAACTCTTGTGGGAGGAACAATCGTAATTCCGCATTTAAGAAGAGCTTACGAATTCTGGGAAGCACTAGAAGAAGCTGGAAATAAATAA
- the lptB gene encoding LPS export ABC transporter ATP-binding protein: protein MKLRADNLIKTYKGRSVVKGISVEVNQGEIVGLLGPNGAGKTTSFYMIVGLVKPNSGNIYLDDLNITDYPMYKRAQQGIGYLAQEASVFRKLSIEDNILSVLQLTKLSKEAQIAKMESLIEEFSLEHIRTNRGDLLSGGERRRTEIARALATDPKFILLDEPFAGVDPVAVEDIQRIVAQLKNKNIGILITDHNVQETLAITDKTYLMFEGGILKAGVPEELVEDEMVRRVYLGQNFELRKKKLEF from the coding sequence ATGAAATTAAGAGCCGATAATTTAATCAAAACATACAAAGGCCGAAGTGTTGTAAAAGGAATTTCTGTAGAAGTAAATCAGGGAGAAATCGTTGGGCTTTTAGGTCCAAATGGTGCCGGAAAAACAACTTCTTTTTACATGATTGTAGGTTTGGTAAAACCAAATTCAGGAAACATTTATCTTGATGATTTGAATATTACCGATTATCCTATGTACAAACGTGCACAACAAGGAATTGGTTATCTGGCACAAGAAGCTTCTGTTTTTAGAAAATTAAGTATTGAAGATAATATTTTAAGCGTTTTACAATTAACCAAACTTTCAAAAGAAGCTCAAATTGCTAAAATGGAAAGTTTGATTGAAGAATTCAGCTTAGAACATATTCGAACTAACCGCGGAGATTTACTTTCTGGAGGTGAGCGCCGTCGTACGGAGATTGCACGTGCATTGGCAACCGACCCAAAATTCATTTTATTGGATGAGCCTTTTGCGGGAGTTGACCCGGTTGCGGTTGAAGATATTCAGAGAATTGTAGCTCAGTTAAAAAATAAAAATATCGGTATCTTAATTACCGATCACAACGTTCAGGAAACTTTAGCTATCACAGATAAAACATATTTAATGTTTGAAGGAGGAATCCTGAAAGCGGGAGTTCCGGAAGAATTGGTTGAAGATGAAATGGTGCGCCGTGTTTATCTTGGACAAAACTTCGAACTTCGTAAAAAGAAACTGGAGTTTTAA
- the recQ gene encoding DNA helicase RecQ, with the protein MNSNEIEIHKELKKYFGFSQFKGLQEQVITSILDKKNTFVIMPTGGGKSLCYQLPALIQDGTAIVVSPLIALMKNQVDAIRSLSSENGIAHVLNSSLTKTEIAQVKKDISSGVTKLLYVAPESLTKEEYVAFLQSVPISFVAIDEAHCISEWGHDFRPEYRNLRTIIKQLGKVPIIGLTATATPKVQEDILKNLDMSDASTFKASFNRPNLYYEVRTKTKSIESDIIRFIKQHKGKSGIIYCLSRKKVESVAEVLQVNGISAVPYHAGLDAKTRAKHQDMFLMEDVDVVVATIAFGMGIDKPDVRFVIHHDIPKSLESYYQETGRAGRDGGEGHCLAYYSYKDVEKLEKFMSGKPVAEQEIGFALLQEVVAYAETSMSRRKFLLHYFGEEFDSETGEGADMDDNVRNPKHKVEAKDQVVKLLEIVRDTKHIYKSKEIVFTLIGRVNAVIKAHKTDIQSYFGSGSDHDEKYWMALLRQVLVTGYLSKDIETYGVIKITQQGLDFIKNPVSFMMSEDHEYTEADDETIVTGGKSSGTADEVLTGMLRELRKKVAKKLGVPPFVVFQDPSLEDMALKYPITIQELYNIHGVGEGKAKKYGSEFVALISRYVEDNDIIRPDDLVVKSTGVNSANKLYIIQNIDRKLPLNDIASAKGLTMDALIKEMEQIVYSGTKLNIKYWLDDILDDDQQEEIHDYFMESESDKIEDALKEFDGDYDIDELRLMRIKFISEVAN; encoded by the coding sequence ATGAATTCAAACGAAATTGAAATACACAAGGAATTAAAGAAGTATTTCGGCTTTAGCCAATTTAAAGGCTTGCAAGAGCAAGTCATTACGAGTATTTTAGATAAAAAGAATACTTTCGTAATTATGCCTACTGGCGGCGGGAAGTCTCTTTGTTATCAATTACCCGCTTTAATTCAGGACGGAACAGCCATTGTTGTTTCTCCTCTGATTGCTTTGATGAAAAACCAGGTTGATGCCATTCGAAGCCTTTCATCAGAAAACGGAATTGCACATGTGTTGAATTCCTCTCTTACCAAAACAGAAATTGCTCAGGTTAAAAAAGATATTAGTTCAGGTGTAACGAAGCTTTTGTATGTTGCGCCCGAATCTTTAACAAAAGAGGAATATGTTGCTTTCCTGCAAAGTGTTCCTATTTCGTTTGTTGCCATAGATGAGGCTCACTGTATTTCAGAATGGGGGCATGATTTTAGACCTGAATACAGAAACCTGAGAACTATAATTAAACAATTAGGTAAAGTGCCTATTATTGGACTTACTGCTACTGCAACTCCAAAAGTTCAGGAAGATATTCTGAAAAACTTAGACATGTCTGATGCGAGTACTTTCAAAGCATCTTTCAACAGGCCTAATTTATATTACGAAGTACGTACCAAAACAAAAAGTATTGAATCGGATATAATTCGATTTATAAAACAGCATAAAGGAAAATCAGGAATTATCTACTGTTTAAGCCGTAAAAAGGTCGAATCAGTTGCCGAAGTTTTACAAGTAAACGGAATCAGTGCTGTGCCTTACCATGCAGGTCTCGATGCCAAAACCCGTGCAAAACATCAGGATATGTTTTTGATGGAAGATGTTGATGTTGTTGTGGCAACAATCGCTTTCGGAATGGGAATCGATAAACCAGATGTTCGTTTTGTAATTCACCATGATATTCCAAAATCATTAGAAAGTTACTATCAGGAAACAGGCCGTGCCGGTCGTGATGGAGGAGAAGGACATTGCTTAGCGTATTACTCCTATAAAGATGTAGAGAAACTGGAAAAATTCATGTCTGGTAAACCAGTTGCCGAACAGGAAATTGGATTTGCTCTTTTGCAGGAAGTTGTGGCTTACGCCGAAACCTCAATGTCACGTAGAAAATTCCTTCTTCATTATTTCGGAGAAGAATTTGACAGCGAAACAGGCGAAGGTGCAGATATGGACGACAACGTTCGTAATCCGAAACATAAAGTTGAAGCCAAAGATCAGGTCGTTAAACTTCTGGAAATTGTTCGCGATACCAAACATATTTATAAGTCAAAAGAAATTGTGTTTACTTTAATTGGTCGCGTAAATGCTGTTATTAAAGCACACAAAACAGATATTCAGTCTTATTTTGGATCGGGTTCAGACCACGACGAAAAATATTGGATGGCCTTATTAAGACAAGTTTTAGTAACAGGTTATCTTTCAAAAGACATAGAAACTTACGGGGTCATAAAAATTACACAACAAGGTTTAGATTTTATCAAGAACCCAGTTTCATTTATGATGTCTGAAGATCATGAATACACAGAAGCCGATGATGAAACTATTGTAACAGGAGGAAAATCATCTGGTACTGCTGATGAAGTTTTAACCGGAATGCTACGTGAACTTCGTAAAAAAGTAGCCAAAAAACTGGGAGTTCCGCCGTTTGTGGTTTTCCAGGATCCTTCACTCGAAGATATGGCTTTAAAATATCCGATAACCATACAGGAATTATACAACATTCACGGTGTAGGTGAAGGAAAAGCAAAAAAGTACGGAAGCGAGTTTGTAGCCTTAATAAGCCGTTATGTTGAAGATAACGATATTATCCGTCCGGATGATCTGGTTGTAAAATCGACTGGAGTAAACTCTGCCAACAAACTATACATTATCCAGAATATCGACAGGAAATTACCATTAAATGATATTGCTTCTGCAAAAGGTTTAACGATGGATGCTTTAATCAAAGAAATGGAACAGATCGTATATTCAGGAACTAAATTAAATATCAAATACTGGCTGGATGATATTTTAGACGACGATCAGCAGGAAGAAATTCACGATTACTTCATGGAATCAGAATCTGATAAAATCGAAGATGCCTTAAAAGAATTCGACGGTGATTATGATATTGACGAATTACGTTTAATGCGTATTAAGTTTATTAGTGAAGTAGCTAATTAG
- a CDS encoding KpsF/GutQ family sugar-phosphate isomerase encodes MITKENILAIAKKTILSESEAITKLIDFLDENFFEAVQRIYETKGRLIVTGIGKSAIIAQKMTATFNSTGTPSMFLHAAEAIHGDLGMIQNDDVIICISKSGNSPEIKVLVPLLKRFGNTLIAITGNVTSFLAKGSDYVLNTTVDTEACPINLAPTNSTTAQLVMGDALAVCLMEMRDFKPEDFAVYHPGGALGKKLLLRVKDMIEHSLKPAVTPDTSIKKAIFEISEKRLGVTAVIEDNKIIGIITDGDIRRMLNDVDTIANLTAKDIMSKNPKVVSSETMAVDALNILEDFSITQLIVADEGEYKGVLHLHDILKEGIV; translated from the coding sequence TTGATTACAAAAGAAAATATACTGGCAATAGCCAAAAAAACAATACTCTCTGAAAGTGAAGCAATTACAAAACTAATTGATTTTCTGGATGAAAATTTCTTCGAAGCAGTCCAGCGTATTTACGAAACTAAAGGCCGATTGATCGTTACAGGAATTGGAAAAAGTGCCATCATTGCTCAAAAAATGACCGCCACTTTTAACTCTACCGGAACACCTTCAATGTTTCTGCATGCAGCAGAAGCCATTCATGGCGATTTAGGAATGATACAAAATGATGATGTTATTATCTGCATTTCAAAAAGCGGAAACAGCCCTGAAATAAAAGTCTTAGTTCCGTTATTAAAACGTTTTGGAAACACCTTAATTGCGATTACCGGAAATGTAACTTCATTTCTTGCAAAAGGCTCTGATTATGTTTTAAATACAACTGTTGATACAGAGGCCTGCCCTATTAATTTAGCACCAACAAACAGCACTACAGCTCAACTTGTTATGGGAGATGCTTTAGCTGTCTGCCTTATGGAAATGCGCGATTTTAAACCAGAAGATTTTGCGGTTTATCATCCCGGAGGTGCTTTGGGCAAAAAATTATTGCTTCGAGTAAAAGACATGATCGAACATTCTTTAAAACCAGCCGTTACACCAGATACTTCAATCAAAAAAGCAATTTTTGAAATTTCTGAAAAAAGATTAGGTGTTACTGCTGTAATTGAAGACAATAAAATTATCGGAATTATTACAGATGGAGACATCCGACGAATGCTAAATGACGTAGATACTATTGCGAATTTGACTGCAAAAGACATTATGTCTAAAAATCCAAAAGTAGTTTCGTCTGAAACTATGGCTGTTGATGCTTTAAATATTTTAGAAGATTTCTCTATAACTCAGTTAATTGTTGCTGACGAAGGAGAATATAAAGGAGTTTTACATTTACATGACATTTTAAAAGAAGGAATCGTATAA
- the tatC gene encoding twin-arginine translocase subunit TatC yields MAKKNLGEMSFLDHLEELRWLLVRSTIAICIMAFVTYFVSDYLFDQIILGPTRPTFFTYVWFCDLSHQLGFADSICITELNFIIQNTEMEGQVNIFVWMCLLAGFILSFPYILWEVWKFISPALYEKERKNAKIFIFTSSLLFFLGVIFGYYVVIPMSVNFVATFSISEMVVNQFTLDSYMGMVKTSIVASGLFFELPIIIYFLTKLGLVTPQFLRKYWKYAVVIILIIAAIVTPPDVVSQTIVAIPMLIIYEISIWISKVVYKNKQKENV; encoded by the coding sequence ATGGCAAAGAAAAACCTTGGCGAGATGTCATTTTTAGACCATCTTGAAGAACTTAGATGGTTGTTAGTTAGAAGTACAATTGCAATATGTATTATGGCATTTGTTACTTATTTTGTTAGTGATTATTTATTTGATCAAATTATTTTAGGCCCTACAAGACCAACTTTTTTTACTTATGTATGGTTTTGTGATTTATCACACCAGCTTGGTTTTGCAGACAGTATTTGTATTACGGAACTAAATTTCATTATTCAAAATACTGAAATGGAAGGACAAGTAAATATATTTGTCTGGATGTGTCTATTGGCCGGTTTTATATTAAGTTTCCCTTATATTTTATGGGAAGTCTGGAAATTTATCAGTCCGGCTTTGTATGAAAAAGAAAGAAAAAATGCTAAGATTTTTATTTTTACCTCTTCGCTGCTTTTCTTTTTAGGAGTAATATTCGGCTACTATGTAGTAATACCAATGTCGGTAAACTTCGTTGCTACTTTTTCTATTAGTGAAATGGTAGTCAATCAGTTTACTTTAGACTCTTATATGGGAATGGTAAAAACGAGTATTGTGGCCAGCGGATTGTTTTTTGAACTTCCTATAATTATTTACTTCTTAACCAAATTAGGATTAGTAACGCCTCAATTTTTAAGAAAGTACTGGAAATATGCTGTTGTAATTATTTTAATTATTGCTGCAATTGTAACTCCTCCAGATGTTGTGAGCCAGACTATTGTAGCTATCCCAATGTTAATTATCTACGAAATCAGTATTTGGATTTCGAAGGTTGTATATAAAAATAAACAAAAAGAAAATGTCTGA